GATGAGCGATTTAACGCTGTATCGTCGAAAGACAGTGCGCTCGTACAGCTTGCCGACGTCATCGCGGGTGCGGCGAACCGTCGGCTCAGTTTCAAGGGCGAGCGCAACTATAAAGACGAAATTGCGGATCGGGTGATGGACGTCTTGGGATTGCAGTTGGAGGAGGGCGTCGCACCCGGGGTCGACGCTGCGGTGCTTTTTCGGATCTAGCGTCGCTTGCCACCGGGCGGAACGGCTGCAAGGCATACACCAGGCAAGGGCGTGCCGATCAGGTAGTGGCTTCCGGCCACAGCCTTCGGCGGCCGCCGCGCCGAAGGCGGTTTGGCCCCATACCGCCGAAAGTTCACGCCTCATACGTGACGACGTAATATTGACCGTCGATAATTGACAGCGTCTATCATTACGGGACGCCCCGGTCGGCGGATTCCCTCGCGTTCGCCCCGGAAATTAAGTCTCAATTCGAGCGTCGTTCCTCGCTCCAATTCGTGGACCAGGATAACCGATGTTTTCGCCCGCGCGCCCGCCAATTTTGTTCGGTCAGTTCGAGCTACTGCCAGACGAGAGGCAGTTACTCCGCAATGGTGAGTTCATCGAGGTAGGAGGACGCGCTTTCGACGTACTGCTCCTTCTCGTCAGCAAGCCAGGACAGATAATTTCACACAGAGAATTCCGCGAGGTCGTTTGGCCCAAAGCAGTAGTCGAGGATGTGAACCTGCGGGTGCACATTACAGCTTTAAGGAAAATCCTGGCGGTCGGCCTCGACGAATCGCACGGTATCCGCAGCATCACGGGTCGGGGCTACTGCTTCATCGGGCCTGTAAGCGCAGCCGATCGTGCCTTCACGGAACAGCCCGACGGCGAGGCGCGAGCCGCGGATGACATTGGTCGCCTCATTGGCCGGCGCAGCGATGTCGCTGCAATCTCGAAGCTGCTGCTTGACAAGCGGCTGGTATCGATAGTAGGGCCCGGGGGCGTTGGCAAGACTGCGGTAGCATTTTCTGTCATACGCTCTTTCGGTCTCGCGCGGCCGGTCACAGCAGTGAGCGTCGAACTCTCTTCGATCAGCAACACCAACCATGTAGCGAGCACGGTGGCGTCAGTGCTCGGAATCCTGGCCGATTCGGACGCTCCAACAAACGCAATCGTCGAATACTTGCGCCAGACCCCGCATCTCTTGCTTTTCGATTGCTGCGAGCGGGTGATCGATGCTGCCGCCGCGCTGGTCGAAACGATAAATCGTCAAGTTGACGATGTGACCATCCTTATCACAAGTCGCGAGCCTCTCCGTGTGCCCGAGGAATGGGTGTATCGGCTCAAACCTCTCGACGCACCGAGCGTGTCTGAAGGGAAGACGCCCGGGCTTGCCATGGCATTTTCAGCTGTGCGGCTCTTTTGCGAGAGAGCCACGGCATTGCAAGCGGACGCGTTCGTGCTCGACGAGGGGAACGTGGAATGCATTTGTCAACTATGCCGTTCCCTAGACGGGCTTCCGCTCGCGATCGAACTGGCTGCGTCGCAGGTTCACGTTTACAGCGCGCAAGGACTATTGGATGCGCTTGACGACCGGCTCGACCTTTTGGCGCGAGGTCACCGCACGGCTCTGCCTCGTCACAGAACGCTTCGTGCGACGCTCGATTGGAGCTATGACACCCTAACCGAGGAGGAGCGTCGGATTCTCCGGTACGTATCGCTGTTTCGCGGCGAGTTCACCTTGGCACAGATGGCGGCGCTCGTTGAGCCGCAGGAGCCGTTACCGCGCCGTTCTGTAAGCGGTCTCGTTGACAAATCACTAATGACAGCAGTTCCGAAGACTCATCCACCGAAGTTTCGGCTGCTCGACAGCACTCGGGCGTATGGAGTCTACAGGCTGAAGCTGCTGCATGAATTCGATGAAGCCGCTCGCCGTCACGCCGCATACTTTCTCTCTCTGTTCACTGAACCCGCTGTCTGGTCAGCGCACCAGTCTTCAATCGACCCGTTGGCAAGCGATGCGTCGATTCTTGACGATGTGCGCGCAGCCCTGGACTGGTCGCTATCCAGTGAAGGTGACGTTGCGACCGGTGTCTCGCTTACTTGGGCCTGCGCCCCTTTGTTTTACCAGCTGTCTCTTTGTAACGAATACCGTCAGAGGGTCAACAAAGCCCTCGAGCTCGTGCATCGTGCGAGAAATGCTGAACCAGAAGCCGAGTTCAGATTGCAACTTGCCCTAGCACAAGCAGACTTTCTTACGCAGTCGCTCAGAGGTGGGATCTCGACTCGCGCATATCATGATGCTTTGTCGCTAGCGGAGGAGTATCAACACGATTCGCGCCAAGTCCAAGTTCTTTACGGGATTATCGTGATGACGACGATGGCGGGAGAGTATCAGAGAGCCAACAATTTCTGCGATCGCCTCGACATTCTCACCCGCAAGCGCATTGCCGACGTGCCGTTGTACCATCGTATGAAGGCACTGGTCGACACTCAGCGTGGAGAAGTGAAGAGCTCCCTCCGCCATTCTGCACTTGCTCTGTCGTTGTATGGGCCGCAAAGCGCGAGGAGAACACTGCAAGACCCAACACAATACGACGCGCGCGCTGCTCTCACGTCCCTCGAGTCCCGAACCTTGTGGCTCGTGGGTCAGGTCGACGATGCCGCTCGTCTTGCACTACAGAGCGTTGAGGAGGCGCGCGCGCTCGGACATGACTTGTCGTTGTGCTGTTCTTTGGCGTCGGGTGCGTGCCCAGTTGCATGCTGGCGTGGTGACCACCTCGAGCTGGCGCAGTTCCTCCTGATGCTGGAGGGCTTGGCAACCGAGCGCCTGTTGATTAACTGGCGAGACCAGGCAAAATGCTACGCTTTTGCGCTTCCAGAGCGAAACTTGCCCGAAGGCCAAGGTTGGTGGCGTCATTTTGACCATTTGGCGCCGACAGCGCACGAAAAGCTCGTAAGCGTCAATCATCGATTGTTGACGCCGCTTGCGATCGAGCGTGCACGTTCCGGAAAGGCGGGTTGGGCGACGGCGGAAATATGGCGTGCGTTAGGTGAGCAGCATCTTGCTCAGTCGACGGGGTCGATAAATGAGTCTGAAGTGTTATTTCGTGAAGCCATCGCAGTATCCAAAAAGCAGGGAATGCTATCTTGGGAATTGCGGGCCGCGACCAGTCTGGCTCGTCTGCTAGATGGCAGCGGGCAGCATGCTGAGGCTGAAGACGTCGTGTCCGACATCTTGACTCGCTTCGATCAAGGTGCTGAAACTAAAGACTTGAAAGCAGCGCGCTCGGTACTTAGGCAGGTCACAGCAGACAAAAACGCTGGCTAAACCTATCAGACATTGCTAACCCCCCTGACAAGCGCGAGCAAGCACTGCAGGTGTTCGCACTCGCCGCTAGGAACCTTGCCCAGCCTGGCACGCAGAATAGCGGAAGCGACATTACAGAGCTTGTTAAAACTAATTGCCCCCGGCTCTGTCAGAGAGACAAGCACATTTCGGCGATCATCGACGCTGCGCCTGCGCTGGACGAAGTGATTCGCCTCCAGCTTATCGAGTGCTCGGGTCACCACTGCGCGATCCACATCAAGTTTTTGCGCGATGCCAGCAGGCGAATGAGCTCGCCCACTAGCTATTGCCACTAGCATGCTCAGCTGTAGGAAATTGACCGCGAAATCCGACAAACCGGCATCGATCTCGTGGATGACCAGATCGCCTGTTCGGCGCAACGCCATTGCGAGCTCATGTTCACGAAGAAAGCCTTCATCAACTGGGTTTATCATTACGACCTCAACCTCGTTATCCGGCGGCAGACGTCAATTGGCCCGAAGCATCGTTTGGTCGGGGAAGCATTCATCGGTCTGCCGTGGCTTGCCGAGTCGTTCTCAATGCCAGTTGCTGTCAGCCGAATGAGTGATGACTGCAGTCGGCTGGCGAGGCCATCTTGATCCTAGGTACAACTGTTCGCCTTAAGCGTAAGGTTTTGGTAGCATGACTGTCTTCAACTTTGCGCACGGTTGCTCGCCAAATCTGGGAAGAGGACGACGAACTAGCCGCCAAACGGATTTAGCATGGTCCCTATATCATAGCCATGCAACCCATCGCGTAGTCACCCTCGTCTTTCCGCTCCGCGAACACCGATTCTCTTTGCGGCGACCATGCCGCGTCACATATTCAAATTCGAAGCATCCGAGGGGCTGAAGGCCTCCGACGCGTGTTCGATAAACGCTCTGACCTTAGCAGGTAGAAGCGTACGACTGCTGTAAGCCAGCCGGATTTCGATGTTTCTGTCCGAAAGCTCACAGCCAGACAGAACGTTTATCAGACGGCCTGACGCAACATCTTCATGCACCAGTGGCACCGGAAGAATCCCGAGGCCCAGGCCGGCACGGACCATCTCTGCGTTGAATGCAGGACTGTTAGAAGCCACGTCCGCACTCATTTGTATTTCAAACTTTTCGTCATTGCAGGCACCGTTCACAATCGGTTTCCGTATGCCAGGTGACACGGTTACGAATCGGTGACTTGTTAGATCTGCGGGCTTTTCTGGCGTCCCATGCTGCGCGAGATACTCGGGCGATGCGACAATTACTTGCGGAATCCGCTCAAGCAATCTTGTGATCACTGTATCGCTCCTGAGCATGTACGGCAGCACAATTCCCAAATCGTAGCCGTCGGCAGCAAGGTCGACCGGTCGTTCGAGGAGCGTCACGTCGAGTTCGACGCCGGGATAGCGCCGCTTGAAGGTGCTCATCAAAGGCACGAGCAAACTCATTGTCGCGGTGGTATGCGCGACAATCCTAAGCAGGCCGGTCGCCATCAGCGTCTGGTCGCGAGCGTCGGCTTCCAACGCGACTAAGTCCTCAAGTATGCGTGTACAGCGCTCAAGTAGCCTCGCGCCGGCTTCCGTTAGGGCGACCTGGCGTGTGCTTCGATGGAACAGCCGGCTCGAAAGCCGTTTTTCCAACGACGAAATGGCTCTCGACACAGCCGGCGCCCCAATGCCCAGGATGTCGCCGGCCCGAGTGAAGCTTCCTGTTTCTGTTACAGCGCGAAAAACGCGCAGAGTTTCAAGATAGTCCATGCAGACCAGACCCGGAGCCAAACGTAAGCACCATCGCGGTGCGTTTGCAAGCTTCTGAGGAAGTAGACTAGACGCCGGCGACGAATATTGCCGATAGTATGTTCGGGGCGTGCTTTTGAGAAGTTTCCGAGTGTTAATCGCCGTTAAGCAGTGTTAATCGGGCATGGATTCTCTGCCGCAAGCGTTTTTGCAACCGGGGCGACGGTGGCGTAACTGAAGGTGGTGCGCACGCAGTACTGCTCGTTCGGTATCTTCGCCGCACGCCTGCCAGATCGTGTGTGCGCTGAGCAGAGGGATCGAATGCGGAAAACTCATCGCTGGTATTCGCTATGCCGTAGTTCACCTCATCAGTTACATCCAGACCGAGTTTTTATGCGCTTGGCCGACGATCTTGCGGCGCCTTAGAGCCCAGTGTGTGCAACTCAAAGTGGCAAACCGTCCGGCACACGGACTGGCGAGCGCATCCCGATCGCCGATGCCTTATGCAACGCAACAAAGCGGCTGCGCTTTTAGAATTCGGCAGCTCGTCGAACTTTTCTATCACGGTTACCGGCTGCGTGAGTGTCTACCCTATGATGTGGCCGCTGGTTGAATACCGTTGCTATCGCACGCCGCGCGCGGCGGTTGGAGGGTCAAGCAGTCAGGGCGGCTGGGCGTTAGGCGAGCTCGAGAAACAGTGAGTCGCACGACCGAAAAGGGTGGGCTGCGCGACGCTAGAAACCTCAGAATCTATGACGCACCCCCACGACGGCGACGAGCTGGCGATTCGACGTCGACGGTATTGCGTAGGCCAAGCTCGCCACCGCTTTCTTGCCAGTCGAGTCGTATCCGGACGCCGTCTGGAAGACCGCCATTGCGTAGACGTCCGTGCGTTTCGAAGCGAAGTAGTCCGCGCCGAGATCGACCTGGTTATACCTTGCACCGTCGCGTCCCGCCAGACCGCCGGCTGCCGTGTATTCGTACGCGGCGCAAAGCATCAACGCAGGCGTCACCATGTAGCGCACGCTGATTTCCGCGATGTTGAACACGGCGGCCCTGCCGAGGGCAGCGGAATTGACGCCTGTTACGGCAGTTGCGCCCAGGCTGTTAAAGGATGAGTGCGTATAAGCGGCGGCAAGCGTTGCCCGCCCGATCTGATAGCTGCCGCCGACACCGGCGATCTCGAGCGAACCGGCGCCTGCCAGTCCTGAAATGACGGGTCCGCTCATGTTGGCTGCGGTCGTGCTGGCCGAGGCGTTGCTGCCGAAAACCGAGAAGTTGGGATTCTTCGCCATTGCGTATGCAGCGCCCAACGCAATCGGTCCGTTCGCGTAGCTTGCGGCCGCGGAGTAGTAAGCGTTTCTCGAAATGTGGCCCGCGACACCCCCGAAGCTGTACATCGCTGCGAAACTGAATCCCTCAAAGCTCGGCGATCGGTATTTAACGGCATTGTTGATCCGCTCACTTCCATCCATATCGTCGAGATCGGCCGGGTGGGCGCCATAACCCGCGCCTGTGAGCGCCCAGACACCCCCGGCCGTGAATATGCCGACATAGTCATAGGTGATTGGATATTGTCGGCCCAAAGTCAGCGTGCCAAGATCGTTGGATGAAAGGCCGACGAACGCTTGCCGTCCGAGCAGCGTGCCGCCTTGCGTCATGGTCCCGTTCGATCCGTTAAAGCCGCCCTCCAAGGTGAACAAGGCGCTCAAGCCACCACCGAGATCTTCCGTTCCCTTGAGCCCCCAGCGGCTTTGCCCCTCGTTGCCGCTCGTCAGCGCATATTGGCGCTTGCCGCCCGCATTGGTGCTGAACGTGAGCCCTTCGTCCGCAACGCCGAATAGCGTGATGCTGCTCTGCGCAAGCGCCGGCGTGAGGTGTGCTACCGAAAGGCACACGCCGATTGCGGAGATCAATGCGAATCGTCCGTGATTGAGAACAAACTCGATAGACATAGGTTTCATTTTTAGGATGCCTAAGTGGGAAAGCTTACGAATCGTTGGATGATGTGTATGGAAACCGTATCCGTCGATTTAGGTGATATCGATGTGACTGTTTGCCGCTCGAGACTTCTGCTGGCGTTTCGCCGGCGCAGATGATTCAGGGCGTCGACGTGCGCGACGCCGGAAAGAACCGGTCCATCAGGCTCACAACGGCGAAGACAAGGATGTTGACCGTAAGCGCGACGGCACCGACGTTGACGTCGTGCAGCGAAGCCGGCAGAAACGGCAGTAGCTTCGCGGTACGTGTACCCGTCAGTGAGATTGATGCGACGCACAGCATGCCGGCTGCGACACCCGCGATCGACCCGCGGGTCGTGGCTGGGTTACGGTGCAGCAAGCTAGCGAAGAATGCGGGCGCGAGCTGCGTCACGAAGTTGTAGCCCATCAGCAGCAGTGCAACGACGGTCTGGCTACCGGACAGCGCAAAGCTCACGCAGACAGTCATAATGACCGGGACGGCAAGCTTAGCGAGGGAGACGGTAAACCGATCGCTGCGCGGCGGCCCAAAGCCGCCGACCAGATCGCGTGAGAACAGGATCGACGTGGTGAGAACGAGCATCGATCCGGGCACGATCGCGCACAATGCGCCGGCGGCGCCGAGCAGCGCGATGAACCACTCGGGCATCGCACCCATCGCCAGTTTAAAGAGACTCAGGTCCGCCTGAGCGCCGGAGAGTCCGGGCACCACACCGACCGCCGTGAAGCCGACGAAGAATACCAGCGCGAGCAGCAGGCTATACGCTGGCAACAGGCACGCGTTGCGTCGCAGAACCGCGACGTTGCCCGACGTGAAGGTGGCGGCGAACACATGCGGCCACATGAAGAACCCTAGTGTGGACAGGATGATGGTTGAGGCGAACCACACGGGACTGAATCCACTCTGCGCTATTGCGGTGAACCCCGGCTTAGACGCTTCCAGCGACGTGAACATCGCGTGGATGCCACCGTAATAGTGGATCGGCAGATAGATGCCAAGGAATACGACCAGTAGAACGATCACGATGTCTTTGACCGACGAGACCCACGCCGATCCGTGCACGCCCGAAAGCATCACGTTGATCGTAATGGCAACGGCGCCGAGCACGATGCCCGAGGCCGGCGATAACGCATTCGACGACGCGGTGCTGACGATGATCGCCATGCCTTTGAGTTGCAGCACGATATATGGAATCAACGCGACGATGCCGACCGTCGCCGCGATCACGCCGAGTGCTCGACTGTCATATTTTTTCCGCAAGAAATCGGGTAGCGAAACCAACCGGTGTCTTTTTGCGTATCGCCATATGGCAGGCGACAGCCAGAAGGAGAGGGTGTAGGCGAGACACTCGTATGCGAGGATGTAATACACTGCGCCGCCACGGCCATAGGCGAATCCGCTTGCGCCGAGCACCGTGAAAGTCGTAAAGCTTTCGCCTGCCATCAGAAGGAACACGAAGACCGTTCCAAACGCACGGTCTCCCACGCTCCATTGCTCGAGGTTCATGTTTGTTCGAAGCCTCGGCAGCGCACTTACGAGGACTGACGCGACGACGGTCGCGACGATGACGGTGGTCGAAAAATTCATGAAGTTTCTCCGTTCGTCTCGTCGTGTTCGTCGCGAATCGTCGAGTCGATGATCAGTAACGCTACAGTCGTCAGCATTGCGCACCCCATCATCCAGGCGAGCAGGAAAGGCACGCCGAGGACGTAGGGCGTAACGCGATTGCCGAAGAAGATCCCCGCGAAAATGGCGATGCAGGGAATGGCAGCAAGTACGTTGATTTTTTTCACGGCTTGTTTCTCCTCTCGTCTGTATGGTGGCCCGATTCAGACCGGCAGGAGTCTGGCTACCAACTGCGTCCAGTAGGCGACGCCAAGCGGGATAATGCCGTCATTGAAGTCGTAGAGCGGGTGATGGAGGCTATGCGTGTGCCCTTCGTCGTCATTGCCAAACCACACGTAGCAACCGGGCTTCTCGCGAGCGAAATAGGAGAAGTCTTCGGCGGCCATCGACGGAAGATGCCCTTGCAGAACGTTTTTTTTGCCAACCACGCTCGCCGCAACCTCGCGTGCGATGTCGGCCAGGCTGGCATCGTTGATGGTCGGTGGATAGTTACGCCGATACCGGACATCGACGCTGGCACCAAACGCTGCAGCGACGGATCGCGCAACGTCGTGGAGGCGCGTCTCGAGCAGCTGCCGCACCGACTCCTTGTGCGCGCGGACGGATCCGCTGAGCGCTAGTCGATTCGGATGGACGTGGTATTCGTCGCCGCCATGTATCTTGGCCACGCCGATGACCGCTGAATCTTGGGGGTGAATGTTCCGCGCCGGGATCGATTGCAGAGCAGTGACAATATGGCAGGCTGCCAGAACGGCGTCCACGCCTTCCTGCGGCATGCCGCCGTGACATCCTTTCCCAATTATCTCAATGTCGAAGTAATCGACCGCGGCCATCGTCTCACCGCTGTGCACCACTGCGGTGCCGGTCGGCATTCCGGGCCAGTTATGCAGGCCCCAGAACGAGTCGACCGGAAAGCGCTCGAGGAGTCGATCGTCAAGCATCGCCTTGGCGCCGCCCGCGCCTTCTTCGGCAGGCTGGAAGATGAGCACGACCGTTCCGTCGAACTCGCGCGAGCGCGCGAGCACTTCGGCTGCACCGACCAGCATTGCTGTATGGCCGTCGTGGCCGCAGCCATGCATGTGATTGTCGTAAGTCGAGTGATGGGCGACGCTCTTGTGATCCGGCATCTGCAACGCGTCCATGTCGGCGCGTAATGCAATGCGCCGGCCGCTGGCGGTCGATTTGCCTTCGATCACGCCGACCACACCTGTGCGGCCGATTCCGGTGTGCACTTCGATGCCAAGTGCGCCGAGCCGCTCTGCGACGAGCGCGGCAGTGCGGCGCTCCTGGAACGCCAGTTCCGGATGGCGGTGGATGTCTCGCCGTAGTTCTACGAGGCTAAGGATGTGATCTTCGCGTTGCATGGTTTCTCCCTAAATATGTTTGCGGCGCTGCCATCAACCGCGCCTGATTTAATGTACGTATAGTAAATAAAGGTGTCACGTACAGGTTTACCCTGATTTAACAGCGACGAACCCATGGTTTCCACAACACGCAACCGGAATTAGTGGACGTACAGTATGTCAGCGAGCACCTGTATAATTTTGGTCGCGGTGACTGATAGTTCCGGAGGGACACGTGAACAGCAGCGAAGAGGCAGTCATGGAGAGGCAGAGAGACGAGTCGTCCAGCAAGGCGAACAAGCATTCGTCGGGTCGGGGCCGGCCCCGATCGCAAACCGCGAGGACGGCGGTACTGGGTGCCGCCTATCAATTGGCGGCATCGCAGGGCGGGCAGGGAACGACCATCGAGGCGATCGCCAAGTCCTCCGGCGTGTCGAAAATGACGATCTACAAGTGGTGGCCCGATCGGCAGACATTGTTGACCGACGCCTTTCTCTGGCAAATCGGACTCGAAGTGCCGTTGTCCGAGAGCGGCGATGCTGCGCAGTCAATTCATCAGCATGCCGCCCGATATGTTTCGCTCCTGGGTGGCGATATGGGGCGTGTTCTTAAAGTCGTTCTGTCAGAGTGCCTGACCCGGTCAGGCGATACGGCCACGTTCTTCGATCGCTATCTCAAGGAGCGCCGCGAACTGGGTGCGCGCGTCATATCCTCTGGCCAGCGATCCGGGGCAATTCGTTCGAAGAGCGAGCCGTTTGATGTTTACGACCGGATCTATGGAACGATCTTTTACCGCTTCATTTTTGGCATGCCTGATCTGAATCCGGCGTTTGTCCGGCAACTGGTCGATGACGTGCTCGACCGGTGACCGTGCAAGCCGGGGAGGAGTGAGGCGTTAGAACATTGGCAGATTTCTCGCGCCTCCTAACTGCCCTATGACTCAGCTAGATGCCAGATATCTCCAGTTGACGGGCGCGGTCCAGACCGTTACGCAGGTTCCCGTCAACATATCGCCGAAGCAAACGTCTACGCACTGACGCCTGCAGGCTGCGAACCCGCCGGAAGTCGCGCCTCCTTACCGAATACATCATGGAATATTCCCGCGAGGGCGACCGCGTTGGTACCATGGACTCGGTAGTCGCCGGTCCGCGCAAAAACAACAAAGCGATCACTGCGCACAACCTGCGAACTGCAGATTGCGGATCGTAGCGTGCGTGCCATAACTGCTGACAGCAAAACTGTTCGCATGAATCGGGCAGTGACGTACTTTCGCGCCGTTCACAGTGGCGCCCCCCGTATCTCAAGGGATATCGTCTCAGGACCTCCGACGTTGCGGGAGGTCAATCGCCGGTTTACTGCCTTAGCGCGACGCCTGTAGCTTTCCCTTGTCTCCCGGCAAAGCGTGCCGGATGGTCTTGAAATAGACCTCGATTAACACGTGTTAAATGAGGCCGCCCACGGCAGCAGCTCATGGCTACCGATGGTGGCGGTTCAGCCCCAAATGCTTGGCCCTGCAAGAGAGCCAACATTCGTCGCGAAAGACGCCTGCCGGGAGAGTGGCCGGCATCGAGGGAAAGCATCGTGGAATTAACACCTTTTAACTCACTGTTTGAGTCTCCACGCCTCATATTACGTTTGAGCCGGGCAATGCGCTCGCTGTACGTGCTGAAACTCGGTCTCTCTTGACATAGCGTGCGGGATGCCAATGGACAATTGATCGATCTTCTCTTCAAGACAGAGGACGATGGTGGCTGAACTTGACACATACGACGTATGGATTCGCGTCGTCGCCTTGCTGTCAGGGGGCGAGACCGAGCTGGCAGTGCCTCGCACGGAACGACGTGCAGTTCATGGGGTGCCGGCAGCACTACCTTGGCCGGCAGACGTAAAGATTCGTGTACTTGATCGGGTTTCGTCGCGCAGCATCTCGGTAGCTTTGGCGCATCCGTGCTTGGGCTATTGCGGCTGGCAAAGGTGGCACCGGGCTCTGGCACGAAAAAGTGGAATATGTGTGCTAAGTGGTGATTCCGTCTCTCGAGGCGACGTCATATACAAGCTCGCCGGCTCTTTCACCCCTTCTCGCGCGGACCACGTGATGCTCGCGCGGCACGTGGACGTCACCCTAGAAAGCCAGGGATAAGCGCTTTCCTTCGCCACATGTCCTTTTGGGTAAGCAGCGTACATGGCAAGAACAGGCTCGACGACGATCGTGCGTGCGTCGTAAAAGGGAGACGCCGTTTGATACGCGCGCGACGCGAGCAATCAACGGAAAGACAAAAATTTGGATTAACAACTTGAACGCGCGACGCGCGTCTAGATTGCGGTGCGATGAGATGCGGTGCGGACGAAAGCTAATTCTGCCGACGATCCAACCGAACACGAGTGCGGGCACGCTGCCTGTCTCTGAATTTTATAACGCCTTGCTAAGGTGCTCCATGAATCCTAAACCAGTCACATCTGGTCTTTCGATCAGTCCACAATTGAGCATTGCGGATATCGAAGCCGCAAAGGCGCAGGGATTTCGATCCATCATCGTCAATCGACCAGATGGTGAGGAAGCTGGGCAACCGACCATCGAGGAAATGCGGAACGCTGCGAGCGCCGCCGGCTTGGGTTTCGCCGCGATTCCTGTCACACCCGGCAAGGCAAGCGTCGAAGATGCAGCGCGGTTCGATCTGGCCATCAGGACGCTGGAAGGCCCTGTAATCGCCTATTGCCGAACCGGCGTGAGAGCCGCCACGCTCTGGGCGCTATCGCTTGGATCATCGACCGCCCCTGACTTGCTATTGCAAACGCTTTCCTCCGCTGGCTACGACCTAAGCGCTATGAAGCCACGACTTGAAGCGCTCTATAAAGGCAGGGGAGCGAGCAACAACACGGATTCGACGCAAAACGGGTAGCGAGAACCCTTACGACTCGCTACTCGGGCCAACTCCATCAGGGAAGCTTTCAAATGACAACCACAACTCCAACTCTGCCAGCATTCGTCGAGCATCGTGTGCCCTGCGGAAGTGGTTCGGTCGCCGTGCGCGAATTCGCCGGCACCGGCCCTGCCTTCGTTGCCCTTCATGGGTTTCCTGACGACTCACACATTTACGATCTGGTTATTCCCAGTCTGGTAGCCGCAGGTCGACGGGTGGTGGCAATTGACTTCCTCGGCTTCGGCGGTTCGGATAAGCCGGTTGGTGCGCGATATAGTTTCCCGCAGCAAGTGGGAGATGTCGAGGCCGTTGTCGATGCGCTCCAGCTTGAAAAGGTCATTCCGGTTGGTCATGATGCGGGCGGCCCTGCTGCTATTAACTTCGCCTTGAAACACCCCGATCGGACCAGCGCCGTTGTATTGATGAATGCTTTCTATGGGGATTCGCCTGGCTTGCGGGTACCCGAGTTAATCGAACTCTTCTCGAGCAGGGAATTGCAATCTCTGGCCATGCACTTCTTACAAAGCCCTCAACAGTTTGCATGGCTGATTGAGTTTCAGCGTAATTTACTAGCGGAAGGCCTCACAAAGGCCCAAAGAGATAACTATTTCGAATTTCTTGGCCCGGTGATTGACAACAACTTCCGCCAGC
The nucleotide sequence above comes from Paraburkholderia sp. SOS3. Encoded proteins:
- a CDS encoding TIGR01244 family sulfur transferase, with the translated sequence MNPKPVTSGLSISPQLSIADIEAAKAQGFRSIIVNRPDGEEAGQPTIEEMRNAASAAGLGFAAIPVTPGKASVEDAARFDLAIRTLEGPVIAYCRTGVRAATLWALSLGSSTAPDLLLQTLSSAGYDLSAMKPRLEALYKGRGASNNTDSTQNG
- a CDS encoding DUF3311 domain-containing protein, with the protein product MKKINVLAAIPCIAIFAGIFFGNRVTPYVLGVPFLLAWMMGCAMLTTVALLIIDSTIRDEHDETNGETS
- a CDS encoding alpha/beta fold hydrolase; its protein translation is MTTTTPTLPAFVEHRVPCGSGSVAVREFAGTGPAFVALHGFPDDSHIYDLVIPSLVAAGRRVVAIDFLGFGGSDKPVGARYSFPQQVGDVEAVVDALQLEKVIPVGHDAGGPAAINFALKHPDRTSAVVLMNAFYGDSPGLRVPELIELFSSRELQSLAMHFLQSPQQFAWLIEFQRNLLAEGLTKAQRDNYFEFLGPVIDNNFRQQPSAAVAFAQMTSQLREEVTANTARIVEFRRSNVPLHLIWGDADPYLHLSVAKHLQSQAKNVSLHVVGAGHWPQIDAYEEVAEIMLKFR
- a CDS encoding M20 aminoacylase family protein, coding for MQREDHILSLVELRRDIHRHPELAFQERRTAALVAERLGALGIEVHTGIGRTGVVGVIEGKSTASGRRIALRADMDALQMPDHKSVAHHSTYDNHMHGCGHDGHTAMLVGAAEVLARSREFDGTVVLIFQPAEEGAGGAKAMLDDRLLERFPVDSFWGLHNWPGMPTGTAVVHSGETMAAVDYFDIEIIGKGCHGGMPQEGVDAVLAACHIVTALQSIPARNIHPQDSAVIGVAKIHGGDEYHVHPNRLALSGSVRAHKESVRQLLETRLHDVARSVAAAFGASVDVRYRRNYPPTINDASLADIAREVAASVVGKKNVLQGHLPSMAAEDFSYFAREKPGCYVWFGNDDEGHTHSLHHPLYDFNDGIIPLGVAYWTQLVARLLPV
- a CDS encoding TetR/AcrR family transcriptional regulator, which encodes MNSSEEAVMERQRDESSSKANKHSSGRGRPRSQTARTAVLGAAYQLAASQGGQGTTIEAIAKSSGVSKMTIYKWWPDRQTLLTDAFLWQIGLEVPLSESGDAAQSIHQHAARYVSLLGGDMGRVLKVVLSECLTRSGDTATFFDRYLKERRELGARVISSGQRSGAIRSKSEPFDVYDRIYGTIFYRFIFGMPDLNPAFVRQLVDDVLDR
- a CDS encoding DUF3331 domain-containing protein produces the protein MVAELDTYDVWIRVVALLSGGETELAVPRTERRAVHGVPAALPWPADVKIRVLDRVSSRSISVALAHPCLGYCGWQRWHRALARKSGICVLSGDSVSRGDVIYKLAGSFTPSRADHVMLARHVDVTLESQG